One window of the Primulina eburnea isolate SZY01 chromosome 18, ASM2296580v1, whole genome shotgun sequence genome contains the following:
- the LOC140820267 gene encoding pumilio homolog 12-like has protein sequence MDDDNNTSSGDTGTGRFEDFMFSKAMKERGCQLLLQKLHERKVEDIQMIFSEVKDCICQLMFDQFGSDVILKLFEVCNEEQKNQLVSAVTADPLLLISVCIDPQGSETMQKFLGFPMEQKQISRIMRFFKYFVVPLANHPSGSQVIAECFKIFPCPAEETQPMLHTIACDCLELAVDENGSSILKILLSSYERDIVERILSNTIYLSTDEYGSSVIQHLIGLEKPYVLQRLVDEMQEFFTFLCYTNKYGTDVVKKLIVASRAKYAPQIISQMINDPCLLAALADPHGYSLLKYAKKYAKGTDLKTLNDMICQYSQPLKKK, from the exons ATGGATGACGACAATAACACATCCTCCGGAGATACAGGAActggaagatttgaagattttatgTTTTCGAAAGCAATGAAAGAACGAGGTTGCCAATTGTTGCTCCAGAAACTCCATGAAAGGAAAGTGGAAGACATCCAAATGATCTTTTCAGAGGTGAAGGATTGCATATGTCAGTTGATGTTTGATCAGTTCGGGAGCGATGTAATTCTAAAGCTTTTCGAGGTGTGCAATGAAGAACAGAAGAACCAGTTGGTTTCTGCGGTTACTGCTGACCCCCTATTGCTAATTTCTGTCTGTATCGACCCTCAAGG ATCCGAGACCATGCAAAAATTCCTAGGGTTTCCCATGGAACAAAAACAAATCTCTCGTATTATGCGCTTCTTCAAATATTTCGTTGTTCCCCTCGCAAACCACCCGAGTGGTTCTCAAGTTATTGCCGAGTGCTTCAAAATTTTCCCATGCCCTGCGGAAGAAACACAA CCAATGCTCCATACCATTGCTTGTGATTGTTTGGAGTTGGCCGTTGACGAGAACGGGTCCAGCATCCTAAAAATCCTCCTATCAAGCTACGAACGTGATATTGTTGAAAGAATACTATCGAACACAATTTATTTGTCTACAGATGAATATGG GAGTTCTGTCATTCAGCATCTAATAGGACTAGAGAAACCCTATGTGCTACAGCGTTTAGTAGATGAAATGCAAGAGTTTTTCACTTTCCTGTGCTATACTAACAAATATGGAACCGATGTTGTGAAGAAATTGATAGTTGCATCCAGAGCAAAATATGCACCTCAAATCATCTCTCAGATGATCAATGATCCTTGTTTGTTGGCTGCCCTAGCAGATCCTCATGGCTACTCTCTTCTCAAATATGCTAAAAAGTACGCTAAG GGAACTGATCTCAAGACTTTGAACGATATGATTTGCCAATACTCTCAACCGCTGAAGAAAAAATGA